DNA from Plectropomus leopardus isolate mb chromosome 11, YSFRI_Pleo_2.0, whole genome shotgun sequence:
TTATCCCTTGACCATTTACCTCTGAGAAAGTAATTCCACTCCAAATGTCCCAAATGTGTTCAGAATTATTATCTTATCAGATCACCTTGTTTATGTTCACAGAACAAGGTCATACACACCATCTAATTTAAATGAATGGAAAACAAACACGTGAATAAAAGGCCTGCCATTTGCTTAAAATCAGTTTTCCACTCTGGAGGTAGTACGCTTATCTCAACACAGAACAGCGGGGGCATTGGGCTCTGTTGTGGTTTGAATATTTCCATGGGAACGAGTGGCCAAGGAGAGAGGGCGGATCCTGTTGGAGCGGCACAGGGGGCGTGTGTTACATTGGCTGGTTTCCTGCTTCATTTAaactgtctttgtctctcaaACAGCCACAGATGTGCTGGTCCTGACAAGCGACAACCTCAATCTGCTGTCAAGAGAGccctttttttcacaacaaGCCTGAACTTTTAGCTGGAGCTTTCAGTCCATCCAGGATTGTGGATTATCCATCATTTCAGAATATAAGGTAAGAAAATTTTCCTgcaaagtttattattttagatattatgacacattttttgtttgattttagaaCACAATTCACAAGCATATCTTTTTGATTTTACAGTGTCCTAATTCCAACCAGAGGACCCATGTGGGTGGTGGAGAAGATCCGTGTGTCAGTGGAGAGATCTAACCTGCCTGTCCCCTCAGCAGAACTCAGCTTTAAAATTGGTGACATCATGTTCAGAGACAAAGGCTACAAACCCAAAAGGATTTCCCTCTGTCCTAATGTCATCACACCTGACAACATCCCAGAGTTCTGCATCCCCCCAACAATCCCATCCCTGCAGGAGATGAAGAGCATGGAGCAGAGCCGAGCTGCTCGCGTTATCAAGGCATCTCCCTGCGAGAGGCCTGACATAGAAGTGACACATTATGAGTCCATCAGCCCGCACATTATCCAGGTGGAGAGTGTGGATGAGAGTCCATATGACGGCTGCAGTGATGAGGAGACCACTAATGCGGATCCTCAGAGCCAGGCCGCTTTGTCCCTTCCACACATGGCCAAAGCTCAGACCTGCTATGGCTTTTGCACCTTACTGGAGAGCCCCCACACCAGGAGGAAGGAGTCGCTCTTCCACGCTGATCCTGGCTCCTCTCCCCTGCTGCTGCCCCGGAGTCGATCCAGCGTGTGCTCCAAAGTCTCCCCCTCCACCtcgccctcctcctctccgtccTCATTCAGCCTGAACACACTGACCTCCAGGCTTTCCCAGAGAGGATACACCCTGAACTGGCAGGCCACTCTGGACAGCGATACCACTTCCTCCACTGAGTCCTCTCCCTTCAGCTCGCCACTGCTGACCAGGTGCCCTGCCAAATCTTCCCTCTTCAAAGCACTGAGCCATGAACTGCTGTTGTCAAGGAACATGAGGAAGGCAATGGTGTCCAGGAACAATTCCCTATCCACAGATGAAGGCAGCTCCACAGACAACAGCCCCAATGTCATGAGGAGGGCATCAGATGCGTTAGCTGAAGGCGTGCCAAACAGCTATAGCCTGGCACCACCCAACATCTTCCCCACAGACTTGACCTTGCACAGAGAGCGGGTAATGAAGGAAAGAATGGCCCCCATAGGGAAAGATGGCAGCCTGAGACTCTCAGCAGAGTACTGCCCGGATAACCAAAGACTCCGAGTTCGCCTCATCAGCGCCGAGGGCCTCTATCCGCTCTCTGTAGACCCCAAGATTATCAACTGCAGCGTCAGCCTCTCTCTGGTGCCCGGAAAAGTCCAGAAGCAACGCAGCACGGTCATCAGAAAGAGCCGCAATCCCATCTTCAATGAGGATTTCTTCTTTGATAGCATCTCAGAGGAGGACCTCAGCCAGCGGTCGCTGCGCTTTAAAGTGGTGAACAAAATGTCCACCCTGAAAAGAGACTATCTCCTGGGCGACTGTGACTTGCCTCTTTCTAGCATAGTGACATTGTAAAGTACTTCcaaaagtcttaatttatgtaTGGGAttatttattagcatttttgtattgtaaaatgagattttctaatgataaaatgatggaaaaacatTGAAGTTGTTTGTctttaatacatttcaaaataacaatatcCTCACAAGTGTCTTCGTAATATTACTAATTGTGCCTGTGCAGAAACAGTTCACACAGTTTTCTCCAAATTGATTTTCTGAATTCAAACAAAAtgcaccacagaaaaaaagcctcACCTCATAACTgctcataaacaaacacaaaaatgttaatataatgATTTACAGACTGTTCATTCATTGGTGTTCTAATGTGGCTGCAGCATCAGCTGGTGTGAGCAACCGCTGTCTCGTATTTCTCCTAAGCCTGTTGTTTTCTTCCTGACCTTTCCGATGATTAAAAATATCACTAGAAACCAGAAACCCAAGAGGGGAGTTTTCAGCATTGAGAATGCATAATTTTAATCAGTGCACAAAAAGAGCTCTATCTGCCTTTTTCCCTCCACCAAGGATACAGAAtacttattgttttatttcacgAAGACTGAACAACAGCTGAAGCTGCTTTTCAGTCAGAGAAATTTAATTCAAGTTGGACAGCATGTATTACTCATCACGGTTTTCATACAAGGCCGGGCAATGTTGTATAGTTTATCAGCATAAAAATACTTTGCATCTGAGATGGATCATTAAATAAGGAGTATTCACCTTTTGACAGTCAAGCATTTAGGTGATAAGACTTTTACAAAACTCAAAACTACTTTCACTATTTCTACAAAACACTTAAAGTTATGGAAGCCCTAAACAgccatacatttatacatttattttcttccgTTTTCCTGAGATAACAGGATAATTTTCATAAGATCTTGAAATAACGTAACTGTGTTTTCCCTagataacaacataataaattTGAGATCTTGAGATAGTAAAACAATACTGTAATAGCAGGCTATTCACTGACATAATTTATTTGAAACATCATATTGTGTAGCAAGGGCCACCACGTTACATGGGGGCGACATGTTGGctattaatatttacattttttattgaaacacGTGGATGGTACAGAGagcaaacatattttgtgttcttttttttttacaaaaagttatCAAATCCAACCCAACCCCATCCCATCCCAAAGACCTCTTTCAAGGGTAGCCAGTGGCCTGTGGAATTATGAAGCAATAGAAATGTTCAGtaaaaattggaaaattaaataaaatataatagtCCAGACAATGTAAACATAAGAATAAGcagaaataatgagaaaaaaagtcactgatgTCTAGGGTCACGGTAGCTATTTATATCCAGTTTTGACAAACTGAGTGAGAGGAGCAGACTGATGAGCATCGTGAGGTCCCGAGCCGTGAAATTAGCTAACAGACAGCTGTTGTATCGGTAATATTCGTGTTGtaacattcactcattcatttgtTTCAACAATATTTCAGAACAGAAAGCATAATAGCACAAAACTATAATGGCTTATTTACACCGGTGTCCATCAGTCAGCATGGCATGACATGTCACGTGTGATGGAAATCTCAGGCCTATCACATTAAATTTGTTATCTCCAGATCTCAAACTAATTATGCCGTTATCTCGggaaaatacaattttattatCTCCAGATCTTGATAAATTTTTCCTGTTATCTTGGGAaaacagatgagaaaaaagTACGAATGCATGACCGCTTATGGCTTCTGTAAAAACTGCAGtaactgaattaaaatataattaaagccTAGAATATAAAAGCAATTTCAGCACCTACAAGGCTGAATAAATACATGAGGACCTTTATCCACTACTGAACAAAACATGCTCTATTTATGTTGAAGACACAAACAACATCTCTCTGTGCAATATACATACATGTTTACTCAACTGCACAGAGCAGGAGCTCTTAATGTAAACTCCAGGCGCGTATCTATCCTGCTGCTTTCAGCAATAAAGATCAGGCTTAAAAGCACCGGCTGCAACTATAGCTCCTAGTTAAAGATTAATAGGTTTCTCAGGGCTCAGGAAAGCTCTGATAGGGGACTGACAACTGCTGCTTAAACAGCATATGACACAACAGCATACAGTAACGTGATGAGGTACGTATAAATAGCTATTCCGCCGTAATAATAACCTGCTGGGAGATTGCTTTTAAAGCTCAACGTCTGTAATGATGCATGCTTTATTATGCAAATTTCTTGCTAGATTTTACAGTTTGGATTGTGCCACTGAGAAAAGCCTTTGGACAAATATAGCTCATGATCCACTTTTAGTTTGAACTACAGATTCAGCGTCGTCACAAAGACCTGCAATCCCCTCTCAATTGTTTTGATGGAAATGAGGGGTTTTGTGCCTCTACAATACAAGGCCTAACGCATGCGCTTTTGTGTTACTGTATTACATAGGAGCATCTCATTTCtgacaaagaaacacataaaCATCCCACACAGAAAACCTACATTTTTCAACAATGCCTCTCTGAACAGGATGTGTTTCAGATCCTGTGGAGAGGCTGATACTGTTGGACACTTTTGTATGGAGTGTTGACTCAGCTGTGAAATACCCTGTAATAAATGAGAATTACCCGTGATTCCCCTTGCTGGTCAACCGCTGATAGGATTTGAAAGGGATTTCCACTGATCTATCTTCATTCAAAAGAACAGAGGCGATGGGTTTTATATAGCACATTGGTTGCAGCAGCATTAGGGCATCGATCCAAACTGGTGACGCCCATACAAAAATGTTATCTATTGATGGGCACTGAATAAAAGCATCAAATGAAAGTCTATTATAAGAGATATATATTACTCCTGGAAAATATCCTCAGTAATGgcttcatgctttttttttctttttcttttctaacgATTTTGCCTTCCTAACTTTTCTACTAAAACAAATTGTCTTCTTTCATAAATAATAACTCATTGGTATAAAGTGGTGTCAAGCTGGGGGTGGGCCCATCTGGGTGCCATAGAGCCACTGCATGTGGGGAGTGGATGATCAGTGAAAAAATATGGAGTGGATGTTTATTTGGAGACCAACACAGAAATTAGCATCGTCCTGGTTTCCTCaacaaaaagccatttttcaaTTGGATTTCAAATGTATTGCTACAAATAAAGactgtggcaaacaaaagttaATGATACtaacacattttgttcacaAGATAATCTTTGCAAATGATCACTTCTATGATTTCCTACGTGtgaaaagctaatgttaggttGCTGAGAAACTACGGcatggtcacatgacttcaATGTCACTGCCACAACAaagctgtaaagccgtgttggGCATGATGACACTGTC
Protein-coding regions in this window:
- the c2cd4a gene encoding C2 calcium-dependent domain-containing protein 4A, which produces MWVVEKIRVSVERSNLPVPSAELSFKIGDIMFRDKGYKPKRISLCPNVITPDNIPEFCIPPTIPSLQEMKSMEQSRAARVIKASPCERPDIEVTHYESISPHIIQVESVDESPYDGCSDEETTNADPQSQAALSLPHMAKAQTCYGFCTLLESPHTRRKESLFHADPGSSPLLLPRSRSSVCSKVSPSTSPSSSPSSFSLNTLTSRLSQRGYTLNWQATLDSDTTSSTESSPFSSPLLTRCPAKSSLFKALSHELLLSRNMRKAMVSRNNSLSTDEGSSTDNSPNVMRRASDALAEGVPNSYSLAPPNIFPTDLTLHRERVMKERMAPIGKDGSLRLSAEYCPDNQRLRVRLISAEGLYPLSVDPKIINCSVSLSLVPGKVQKQRSTVIRKSRNPIFNEDFFFDSISEEDLSQRSLRFKVVNKMSTLKRDYLLGDCDLPLSSIVTL